GGCACGATCGCCGCACCGACGATCGGCCCGATGATCCCGGTGGCGTACAGCGGCAGGTAGACCAGGTTGATCGTCGCCGAGCGCCGCTCCGGCGGGACCTCGGTGGCGATCATCCCGAAGACCATCGCGCTGACGGCGGCCTGGCAGGCGGCAAAGCCGAGGGCCAGGATCGCCAGCGTCCGTACCGTCGGCATGAACGGCATCATGCCGACGGCAACCCCGCTGCCGAGGAGCGCGGTGATCAGCACCGGCCGAAAGCCGATCCGGTCGCCGATCGCCCCGCCCAGCGGCGAGACGAGCGCGCCGGCCAGCGCGGCCGTGCCGACGACGAGCGCGATCGCGCTCGCCAGGCCGGGGCCTTGGCCGGCGAGCCGCTCGACGAGCACCGGGACGTACGGCCGCGTCATCTGCGTCGCCAGCACCGCTACGCCGAAGAGCGTGAAGATGCGGCGCGTCGTCGGCTCGGACAGGACGCTGCGGAGCGCCTGGACGGCCAGCCCGACGGCCGAGCCCTGCGGCACGACGGTCGGGCGGACCTCGCGCGAGCCCACGGCCAACAGGGCGGCCGCGCCCAGCGAGAGGATGGCCGAGACGGCGTACATGAACGAGATCGACATCCCCTGCCCGTCGATCAGCCAGCCGCCGAACGCCGGTCCGGCCGCGAAGCCGACGGCGCCGCTCGCGCCGAAGAGGGCGATGGCCGTGCCGAGCCGCTTGCGCGGCGTGACGTCGCGGATCGCGGCCAGCATGACGCCCGTGTTGCCGAGCTGCAGGCCGATGAGGAGCATGCTGAACGCCAGCTGCGTCGGCGTCCGGCTGAGCGCGATCGCCGTGAAGACGACGGCCTCGACGAGCGCGCTGCGGATGATGACCGCCTTGCGGCTGTACTTGTCCGCCCAGACGCCCCACAGCGGCACGAGCGGCGCGCCGACGATGAACACCAGCGCGCCGAACAGCCCCACGAACCGCAGCCGTTCGGCCTCGGCCACGCCCATCTGCTTCAGGTAGGACGGCAGGAACGCCAGCACCTGGCTGAACGTCGCCGCCTCGATGAACGACGTGACCCAGTAGACGCCGAGCAGCACGCGCCAGTCGTCGCGCCGGATGGCCGGCCCGCCGTCCTCGATGTCGTCCGTCGAGATCTCACCCGTCACGGCATGACGATCGTCGTGCGCCCGGCGACGCTCACTGCGCGCCCGTCACCCGGAACGCCGCCGTCCCGGGCAGCGTCGAGGTGGTGCCCGCCGCCATCCAGCGCCACTCGCCCACCGTCGCGCGCACCCCGAACGCCGTGCTGATCGAGCCGTCGTCGCCGGCCGCGGCCGTGCCGAGGTCGAAGCGCAATCGGCTGCCCGGCTCGATCGCCCAGTGCTGGACGGCCTCGCCCGCCTGGAAGCCGTCGCCGCTGCCGTTGAAGCGCGTGCTCGCCGGACCGGTGCCCGGGTCGACGGACAGCGACGGGAACGCGGCCGGTGCGCCGGAGCAGACGATCAGCTGGACGTCGTCGATCACGAACGTGCTCGAGTCGCGCTTGTTGCTGCCCGCGTTGAAGATCAGCATCTGCGTCCGGTCGACGTCCAGCCGATACGCCGACAGCCGCCAGCCGTCCCGCCCTGACAGGTTGCTGAGCACCTCGAGCGACTCGGACCGCACCGTCGAGCCGTCGACCGACACGCCGACCCAGTCGAACGGGTCCTTGCTGGTGGCCGCCTCGCCGGACTGCATCCGCCAGGCGTACGTCAGGTGCGCCGAGGCCGAGCCGCGCGGCACCATCACCTGCTGCCGCAGGTCGGCCGTGACGTCGTTGCGCCCGAGGAGCTTGGCGCCGAACTTGCCGCCGCCGTGGTCGCTGGCCGCGATCCCGGTCTCGCCGTCGATCGTCCAGCCCCGCGTCCCGTCCTCGAAGTTGCCGTTCGAGATCACGTTCGTGCACGCCTGCGGTCCCTTGGTGGGCAGCGGGCGCGGCGTCGGGCTCGGACCGTCCGTCGGTACGGCCGTCGGGCCGATCGGGGTGGGCGCGTCCGTTGGGCGAACGGTCGGCCTTGGCGTCGGCGGCAGGACGGCCTGCGCGCCGCAGGCGTCGACGCGCACCGTCTTGAGGGCGTGCATGTCGCCCCAGGCGTGCGCCCACGCCACATCGCCGTCCGGCATCGTCATCATGTCGTTCCGCGCCCCGATCGGCGCTTCGATGGCCACCGGGCCTTCGATGAACGTGCCGTCCTCCTTGACGAGCGCCGCCAGGTGCGCCGCATCGGCGGTCCACGACGCCAGGAACTGGTCGCGGCCGTAGCGCGCCAGATGGGGCCCGTCCTCGACGACGGCTGCCGAGTTCGTCAGCCAGCGGACGGCGCCGATCTCGGCGTCGTTCGAGACGTGGACGAGGCCGACGTCCGTCGAGGCGCGGCCTTCGGGCGAGGCGAAGCTCATCAGGAAGCCGTTGGGCAGCGGCACCCAACCGCCGAGCCGGGCGTCCGAACCGCCCGCTCCGTCGCCGGACGGTTCGGCGCGGATCATCTGCTCCCGATGGTTGAAGTGGAAGCCCTCTTTCGGGTAGGCGTCCGACAGGCAGACCGGCCCGAAGCGCGTCCCGTTGTGGGCCAGGCGCAGGTCGAGGCTGTGGCTGCAGCCCCAGTCCCAGCCCTCGCGCTCGCGCGTGATCTTGTTGCCGTCGGGATCGAAGAACCACAGCAGGTCGCCCTGGTGCTTGCCGTTGGCGCCGAAGAACTGCGTGTGCCCGAAGTAGGCCGCGTACGTGTTCTCGGCGAACACGAGCCGCCCCTCGTGCCCCCAGCTGTCCACCCACTTGCTGCCGGCAACGGTCTGCGGCTGCAGGCCGACGAGGTCCTTCTTGAAGACCGTCCCGCCTTCCGCGTCGAGCCGCTGGAGCGACATGACGTTTCCGGTCACGATGAGCATCGCCGTGCCGCCGTCCGCGTGCGCCACGAGCCCGCGCACCTCGTCGCCCGCCACGACCACGTCCGTGGCCGACCGCCGCCCATCGCCGTCGATGGCGGTCACGTGCACTTGCTGCTCGGCATCACTCCACGCGATCTTCGCCCCGCCGTCGGCCAGCGGCGCCAGGTACATCGGCCACATCGAACGGCCTCGGTTCGCCGAAACCCGGACCTCAGCAGGGGCAACGTCGATCGACGTGACCCGGACACGCTCCTGGAGCGGTCCGCAGACGGCGACGGTCGGGGTGGCGGTGGGTTCAGGCGTGGCGGTGGCGGTCGGCAGCGGCGTGTCCGTCGGCACATCCGTTGCCGCGGCGGTCGGCACGCTCGGCGCGCCGGCGCGGCTGTGGCGGGCAAGGGCCAGCGGGAGGAACGCGGCGATCGAGTCCCGATCGGACTGCTGGAGGGCGTCCCGTCCCGAATCGGCGGCCGATGCGCCGCGCTGGGGCAGCGATGCAGCGGGCAGCGCGGTGGCGGCGAGGAGGAGGATGAGCGCGCTCGCGCGGACGATCCATCGCTGCCCGGTTCGTTGAAGCGCCATCCTATCCCCCTCGGTGCAATCGGCCAGGTATGCCGTCGGCAAGCTATGCAAGTCAGCCAGGTGTGCAATTCGGCCAAGCGTCGCCGCAACGGATGCCCGGTCGATCGTGGCACGGATCATCGGCCAGTGTAGCACCGTTCGCCGGACCATTGCCCCAGATACGTCCCAGGGTCATGCGCATGCCTGCGGGGCTCCCCCTGACCGGCTTTGCCGGCCTGTCCCGCCCCCCGACCCGAGCGCGATACAATGACCGGATGCAACTGTGTACCGCCCACCGTCCCGCGTTCTTCGCCTGTTCGTCGATCATCGCGGCCTTCGTGCTCACCGGTCTTGCCGGCCATCGCGCGACCGCCGCTGCGCCCAATCGCGCTTTCGCGCCCGTCGACTGCGCCGAGTTCGGATTCGACGGCGACCTCGATGCCGACGAGGCTGCGTGCGGGGACGTGACCGTTCCGCTGCACCACGACGATCCGGGCGGCAAGACGATCACCCTCGCGGCGGCGGTCGTGCGGCGGTCGGGCGGCTCGTCGCCAAGCGGCGCCCCGCTCATCCTCCTGCAGGGCGGCCCGGGCGCTTCGACGATCGACGCCTACCTCGACCTCGCCCTGGCGCCCGCCGACGACCCGTTCGGCCTCGCGGGCCTCCGCGCCGACCGCGACCTCGTGCTCCTCGATCAGCGCGGCACGCGCTACGGCCGGCCGGCGCTCATGTGCCCGGAGCTCGTCGACCTGACGAGGCGGACGATCGAACTCGACCTCGATGCGGACGTGGCCTACGCCCTCGAGGACGACGCCCTCGCCGACTGCCGCGAACGCCTGGACGACGAGGGTGTGGACGTGGCCGCGTTCAACAGCCTCGAGAACGCGGCCGACATCCCGGCCGTCGCCGCCGCGCTCGGCTACGACCGGTACCATGTATACGGCGTGTCCTACGGCAGCTTGCTGGCGCTCCACCTCCTGCGCCGCCGCCCAGCCGGCCTGGAGAGCGTCGTCCTCGACGGCGTCGTGCCGCCGCCGATCGACTTCAACGCCGCGGCGCCGACGTCGCTCGACGGCAGCCTGACCGCACTGTTCGATGCCTGCGCCGCCGCGCCGGACTGTGCAAGCGCCTATCCCGGCCTCGAGACCACCCTCGCGGCCGCCGTCGAGCGGCTCGACGCATCGCCGGTCCGCGTGGCGATCACGGACCCCGCCACGGGCGCGCGCTATCGCGCGATCGTCGACGGACGCACGCTTCTCGATGCCGTGCACCAGCTGTTGTACGGCGGCCCGTCGGTCCCGGTCATACCGGCCATCATCGACGCCGTTGCGCGCGGCCGGTACGGCGCGCTGGCGGAGTTCATGGGGCTCTGGACGTTCGACGACAGCATGGCCGAAGGCATGTACCTATCGACGGTCTGCAGCGAGGACGGCGACATCGACCCCGAAGCGGTGCCGCTCGACGATGTGCGGCCCTGGGTGGCCGACCAGCTGGCGGGCGATGCGGACGACGTCCTGGCGGCGTGCGAGATCTGGGACGTTCCGCTGTTCGGCGACACCGTCGACGCGCCCGTCACCAGCGACACCCCGGCGCTCCTGCTCAGCGGCCGCTTCGACCCGATCACGCCGCCGCCGTTCGCCGCCGCTGCGGCGCGCACGCTCAGCCGTGCGCAGCTCGTCGTCTTCCCGTCCGGCGCGCACGGCGCCCTCGGCGACCCATGCCCGAACGCCATCGTCGCCGCGTTCCTGGTCGACCCGACGGCCGCCGTGAACACCACCTGCACGGCCGATTCGCCGATGCCCGACTTCGTCACGCCGACCGATGCGTACTTCACGGCCGTGCCGCGGCGGTTGCTCGCGCGGCTGCTGCCGTTGACGGTGGAGGATGGGGCGGATGGAACCCAGGGGGACGATGAGCTCCTGACCTTGGACGGGCGAGCGCGCCCGACCGGCGCGGACCCGCTCGCGGCGCTGGCGCCGGCGCTCATGCTGCTGATCGCTTGGCTCGCGTTGATCACCGTGGCCGGTGGGTGGGCCGTCGGGCGAGCCTTCGGCGCCCGGTCGGACGGTCGCTGGCCGGCGCGGCTCATCCCGTGGCTGTCCGCGGGGGCCGTCCTCGCGTTGCCGACGTTCGCGGTGGGCGCCGTCGTCGTGCTCGGGGACTTGTTGGACAGCGGACGGGACGCCGTCTTGTACGTCGGCGTGCCGCGCGGCGCGGCGTGGCTGCTGTGGCTGCCGCCGTTCGCCGCGGCGTGCGGTGCCTTGCTGTTCGGCGTGACGGTGTGGGCCTGGCGCGTCCGCGCCTGGAGCGTCGCGCGCCGTCTCCACGCGTCCGTCATCGGCGCCGCCGGCCTGGCGATCGCGGTGAGCGTCGTGTGGTTGGCGGTCTGATCCAACGCGGTGTTGGGGCACGGCATGCCGTGCCCCTCCGCCCGAATCACGGCCCCGCCGTGACCTCGATCTGCCCCCCGAGCGCCACCAACGCCTCCACAAACCGCGGATAGGAGTCCGCCACCCGCGACGCCCCCGACACCACCGTCGTGCCGTGCGCCGCCAGGCCGGCGACCGCCAGCGCCATGACGATCCGGTGATCGTCCGCGCCGTCCACGTCGGCGCCGACGAGCGGCGTCGGGCCGGTGATGGCCCACCCGTCGGGGCGCACCTCGATCTCGGCGCCGAGGCGGGCGAGGCCGGCGGCGATCGCCTCGATCCGGTCGCACTCCTTGACCCGCAGCTCGGCCGCATCCCGGATCACCGAGGTGCCGACGGCTTGTGTCGCGACGACGGCCAGCAGCGGCAGCTCGTCGATGCTGCGCGGCACGAGCGCTCCGGCGATCCCGGCGGCGCGCAGCGGACGGTGGCGGAGAACGATGTCGCCGACGGGCTCGCCGCCGTGCTCGCGCCTGCCGTCGAGCGCGATGTCGGCGCCCATCGCCTCGAGCGCGTCCAGGAAGCCCGTTCGGCCCGGGTTGAGGCCGACGCCCGACAGCCGCACCTCGGCACCCGGCACGATCGCCGCCGCGGCGAGGAGGAACGCGGCGGCGGACGGGTCGTCCGGCACCGCGTACGTCCCTCCGTTGGCTGGGTCGAGGCGGACGACAGGACCGTCGAGCGTTGCGGAACGCATGTCGAAGCGGATCGGCGCGCCCATCTCGGCCAGCAGGCGTTCGGTGTGGTCGCGGACGGGGGCGGGGTAGCGGACGCGCGTCGTGCCCTCGGCGTTCAGCCCGGCGAGCAGCACGGCACTGGCCACTTGGGCGCTGGCGTGCGGCAGCACGATGTCCGCACCGACGAGCCGGCCGCCGCTGCCCACCAGCGGTGCACGCCCGTCGTGCGCGCGGATGTCCGCGCCCATCGCCCGGAGCGGCGTGATCACGCGGTCCATCGGCCGGCGGCGGAGGCCGGCAGCAGCGGTGAGCGTGAAGCGGCGGGGCTGGCCGGCCAGCAGACCGGCCAACAGGCGCATCGTCGTGCCGGAGTCGCCGCAGTCGATGCGGACGGGCGGCCCGCCGAGGCCGCAAACGCCGCTCCCGGCCACGACGACGGTGCCGTCGGCGGCGTCCTCGACGGGGACGCCGAGCGCCTCGACCGCGGCGCGCGTCCGGCGGACGTCGGCGCAAGGGGACAGGTTGGTGATCCGCGTCGGCCCGTCGGCGAGCGCACCGAGCAGCAGGATCCGGTGCGAGATCGACTTGTCGCCGACGAGCGGCGCCCGACCGCCGATCGTCCGCCCGCCGGTGACGGTCAGGCGGGCGGTGGTTGGGGCGTCATCGGTTGGCGATGGCGAAATCATGGCGAGTGCCTCACGACTTGTTGCAGTCGGTGCCGCTCTCGGACGAGTCCGCTCCGGACGAGACGGCTCAAGACAATACGGCTCAAGACAATACGGCTCTAGACAATACTGCTCTAGACAAAAAAAGGGCCCCCGGCTCGATCGAGCCGGGGGCCGTTCAACAAGCGCGCCGCATACCCGCACGCCCCGGTCGTCCGACCTGGGCGCCGCCGCATCCGCAACCGCGCAGCGCCAAGGCGCGCGGTTGCCGACGGGGGTGGTTAGCGGACGGCGGCGCGCTGAGGAGCGAGGTGGGTGATGCGCGAGCGATGGCCGCCGCGCAACCGGATCTCGCGCTTGGGCGCGGCCGGCTTCTTGTCCTCGAAGATCGCGCTGAGCAGGAGGTAACCGCCCAGCAGGCGCATGCGTTCGCGTGAACCGTGGTAGCTG
Above is a window of Candidatus Avedoeria danica DNA encoding:
- a CDS encoding MFS transporter produces the protein MTGEISTDDIEDGGPAIRRDDWRVLLGVYWVTSFIEAATFSQVLAFLPSYLKQMGVAEAERLRFVGLFGALVFIVGAPLVPLWGVWADKYSRKAVIIRSALVEAVVFTAIALSRTPTQLAFSMLLIGLQLGNTGVMLAAIRDVTPRKRLGTAIALFGASGAVGFAAGPAFGGWLIDGQGMSISFMYAVSAILSLGAAALLAVGSREVRPTVVPQGSAVGLAVQALRSVLSEPTTRRIFTLFGVAVLATQMTRPYVPVLVERLAGQGPGLASAIALVVGTAALAGALVSPLGGAIGDRIGFRPVLITALLGSGVAVGMMPFMPTVRTLAILALGFAACQAAVSAMVFGMIATEVPPERRSATINLVYLPLYATGIIGPIVGAAIVPWGVGAVFAVGAGVLGGGVGVVGGGVRGG
- a CDS encoding alpha/beta fold hydrolase codes for the protein MQLCTAHRPAFFACSSIIAAFVLTGLAGHRATAAAPNRAFAPVDCAEFGFDGDLDADEAACGDVTVPLHHDDPGGKTITLAAAVVRRSGGSSPSGAPLILLQGGPGASTIDAYLDLALAPADDPFGLAGLRADRDLVLLDQRGTRYGRPALMCPELVDLTRRTIELDLDADVAYALEDDALADCRERLDDEGVDVAAFNSLENAADIPAVAAALGYDRYHVYGVSYGSLLALHLLRRRPAGLESVVLDGVVPPPIDFNAAAPTSLDGSLTALFDACAAAPDCASAYPGLETTLAAAVERLDASPVRVAITDPATGARYRAIVDGRTLLDAVHQLLYGGPSVPVIPAIIDAVARGRYGALAEFMGLWTFDDSMAEGMYLSTVCSEDGDIDPEAVPLDDVRPWVADQLAGDADDVLAACEIWDVPLFGDTVDAPVTSDTPALLLSGRFDPITPPPFAAAAARTLSRAQLVVFPSGAHGALGDPCPNAIVAAFLVDPTAAVNTTCTADSPMPDFVTPTDAYFTAVPRRLLARLLPLTVEDGADGTQGDDELLTLDGRARPTGADPLAALAPALMLLIAWLALITVAGGWAVGRAFGARSDGRWPARLIPWLSAGAVLALPTFAVGAVVVLGDLLDSGRDAVLYVGVPRGAAWLLWLPPFAAACGALLFGVTVWAWRVRAWSVARRLHASVIGAAGLAIAVSVVWLAV
- the aroA gene encoding 3-phosphoshikimate 1-carboxyvinyltransferase, with the protein product MISPSPTDDAPTTARLTVTGGRTIGGRAPLVGDKSISHRILLLGALADGPTRITNLSPCADVRRTRAAVEALGVPVEDAADGTVVVAGSGVCGLGGPPVRIDCGDSGTTMRLLAGLLAGQPRRFTLTAAAGLRRRPMDRVITPLRAMGADIRAHDGRAPLVGSGGRLVGADIVLPHASAQVASAVLLAGLNAEGTTRVRYPAPVRDHTERLLAEMGAPIRFDMRSATLDGPVVRLDPANGGTYAVPDDPSAAAFLLAAAAIVPGAEVRLSGVGLNPGRTGFLDALEAMGADIALDGRREHGGEPVGDIVLRHRPLRAAGIAGALVPRSIDELPLLAVVATQAVGTSVIRDAAELRVKECDRIEAIAAGLARLGAEIEVRPDGWAITGPTPLVGADVDGADDHRIVMALAVAGLAAHGTTVVSGASRVADSYPRFVEALVALGGQIEVTAGP